The Clostridium sp. DL-VIII DNA window TTATTTATAATATGGATTAGCTCCATATTGTTTTTGAATAGTTAATTTTGAGGAAGAGCTTTTTTATAATGTAATGCTTGGAATCATTTTGTAATATGATTAGGAGGTGTATCATTTGCAAGTGGGATATTTATTCAAAGAATGAAGTTTGCATATAGATTGTATAGTGCAAATTGAAGTTTAGTTAGGAGGATTTTTCAAAAGATGAATAAGAAAGGAATTTTAATTGTAACACTGGCGTTATTGCTATCAAATGCAATGGCAGGTTTAGATGGGACAATTGTTAACACTGCTTTGCCAGCAATTATAAGTGATTTACATGGAATTCAATACATGGGATGGATAGTAGCAGTTTTTTTATTAGGAATGGCAGTGGTAACTCCACTTTGGAGTAAATTAGGGGAGCGTATCGGAAACAAAAGATCATATCAAATAGCCACATTATTATTTGCAGCTGGTTCAATATTTCAAGCCTTATCGAGTAATATTATTCTTTTCTTGATTGCAAGAACTATTATGGGAATAGGTGCAGGTGGAATGAATACTATCCCGTTTATTATTTATGCAGATTTGTATACGAATTTGAGGAAGAGGTCAAAGGTTATTGGATATGCTACAGCAAGCTTTAGTGCAGCAGCAATTATTGGACCGTTAATTGGTGGTTGGATAGTAGATACTTTTAGCTGGCATTGGGTATTTTATATTAATGTCCCAATTGCGTTAATCTCAATACTAAGTGTTCAAATTTTCTTTAAAGAGCCTAAACGAATTTCTATAGGTGAAAAAATTGATTATTTAGGTGCTGGTATTATGATAATTAGTTTAGTAACACTATTAACGGGAATTCAAATTATAGAAACAGCTTCATTAAGCTTAGTTAGTATATTGATTATAGTTGGTTTAATTTTATTGATAGTACTGTTTAAAGTTGAAGAAAAGGCAGCTGATCCTATAATTCCTAATAGATTGTTTAAAAATGGTCCGTTAGTAGTTGATTTCATATTATTCGCTCTTTTATGGGGAGCATTCGTTGCTTTTAATATTTACATACCAATGTGGGCACAAGGGTTGATAGGTTTGAGTGCTTTAATTGGAGGTGCGACTCAGATTCCAGGTTCTATTACAAACTTTGCTGGTGCAGTAGTTGGATCATCCATGCAATCACGATTAGGAAAATATCGTATTGTTGCTTTAGGAACTTTAGCTTTTATAATTTCATTTAGTATAATGGTATTAGCTGGAGTAAATATACCATTATGGCTATTATTGGTATCAGGGGCATTTGAAGGTTTTGGTTTAGGTTTGAGTTTTAATATTTTGCAAATTAGTGTACAACAAGATGCGGAGAAGCGAGATATTCCAATTGCAACTTCATTTGCGTACCTTTTACGTATTTTAAGCCAAACATTTATGTCGTCAATATATGGCGTAATTTTGAATAATGCTCTAAATAAAGGTGTTGCTGAAACTCAAGGAAAGATTACAATTGATATGTTAAATAAATTAAGTGACTCTCAAAGTGTAGGCGATTTACCTAAAAACTTATTACCGCTTATGAGACAAGTTATGTATAGTGGTTTACACAATATTATGCTAATTGCACTAGTTTTATTAAGCATAGCGTTGATTTTCAATGTAGGGATGCAATTAAAAATTAGAAGAGGAAAAACTGTTCGGTAGAGTAATCAATGTAATTTAATTTAACTCGTTGTGCTAGTAAATTGAATTAGCACAACGAGTTAATTAATATTTAATGTAATAATTAGATATGCAGATAAGTTTAATAATTCTCTGAGAATACTTCAAAGTATGATTGTGGATGTGCACAAGCAGGACATGAAATTGGTGCTTCAGTTCCTTCATAGATATATCCGCAATTAATACATTTCCAAAGGGTCACTTCATCTTTTTTGAATACTTTTCCTTCTTCAATATTCTTAGCGAGCTTTTTGTATCTAATCTCATGACGTTCTTCTACTTCAAGTATTTTTCTATAAACTGCTGCAACTTCTGGATACCCTTCCTTCTCTGCTATTTCTGCAAAGGATGGATAAAGTTCTGTCCATTCTTCATTTTCACCAGCAGCAGCTGCAAGCAAGTTCTTATGAGTTTCATCATGGAATGAAACTGGGTAAGACGCTTGTATTTCTATTGGCTCGTCCACAAAATCATTTTTAAGAAATTTATAAAATCTTTTAGCATGTTCTTTTTCTTGCTCTGCAGTTTCCATAAATATATTTGATATTTGAACAAAACCCTCTTTCTTAGCAATACTTGAATAATAAGTATATCTGGTTCTTGCCTGACATTCTCCTGCAAATGACTTCATTAAATTTTCAGCTGTTTGACTTCCTTTTAAACTCTTCATTTTCATTCCTCCTAATATATTATTATTTATATATTTTAATTATATCATTGCTTCATAAAAATCCTACATAAATTCCTCTACAAACTTTTCTCCATCAATTGGAATCCATTTTCTATCAACCATTATATTCTCACTTTTTAATACTGGATGCAGATCATGAAATGTAGGTTTTCCTTCTTCTTTATATAAAATTCCTAGTGGAATGCCATCATCTCCAAACTCCATAGCTTTAATAATGGCTGCACCTTTATCATTAGGATTATAATTTTCGTCTAAATAATAAACTCTGTCTTTATACCATTTAAAGGTATTAACCTTATTAAAGCTAACACAAGGCTGCATTATATCAATTAAGGCATAACCTTTGTGATTAATTGCTGCTTCTATCATACTCTTTAAATGTTCCTTGTCTCCAGAAAAACTTCTAGCAACAAAGGTTGCACCAATCGTTATGGCTAAAGCTAAAGGATTTAGTGGTTCAGAAATCACACCATCGAATTGCATGGAAGTTTTCTGTCCTCTTGCTGTTGTTGGTGATCCTTGACCTTTTGTAAGTCCATAAATTTGATTATCATGCACTAATTGAACAATATCTAAGTTTCTTCTTATATTATGAATAAAATGATTTCCACCTTCACCATAAGCATCTCCATCTCCTGAAGTAACTATTACGTTAAGCTTGGGATTTACCATTTTTATTGCTTGAGCAGGTGGAAGCGCTCTTCCATGCAATCCATTAAATCCATTTGCTCTTATATAATGAGGAGTTTTTGCAGCCTGACCTATACCAGATACCATCATAAGTTTTTCTGGTTTAATATTTAGCTCTGATACGGCCTCTTTTATTCCTTGTAGTATAGAAAAGTTGCCGCAACCTGGGCACCAAGTATTATCATCTTTACTATCATATAATTTCAACTCTATCATAAATTACACCTCCTT harbors:
- a CDS encoding thiamine pyrophosphate-dependent enzyme produces the protein MIELKLYDSKDDNTWCPGCGNFSILQGIKEAVSELNIKPEKLMMVSGIGQAAKTPHYIRANGFNGLHGRALPPAQAIKMVNPKLNVIVTSGDGDAYGEGGNHFIHNIRRNLDIVQLVHDNQIYGLTKGQGSPTTARGQKTSMQFDGVISEPLNPLALAITIGATFVARSFSGDKEHLKSMIEAAINHKGYALIDIMQPCVSFNKVNTFKWYKDRVYYLDENYNPNDKGAAIIKAMEFGDDGIPLGILYKEEGKPTFHDLHPVLKSENIMVDRKWIPIDGEKFVEEFM
- the rbr gene encoding rubrerythrin, translated to MKSLKGSQTAENLMKSFAGECQARTRYTYYSSIAKKEGFVQISNIFMETAEQEKEHAKRFYKFLKNDFVDEPIEIQASYPVSFHDETHKNLLAAAAGENEEWTELYPSFAEIAEKEGYPEVAAVYRKILEVEERHEIRYKKLAKNIEEGKVFKKDEVTLWKCINCGYIYEGTEAPISCPACAHPQSYFEVFSENY
- a CDS encoding MFS transporter; this translates as MNKKGILIVTLALLLSNAMAGLDGTIVNTALPAIISDLHGIQYMGWIVAVFLLGMAVVTPLWSKLGERIGNKRSYQIATLLFAAGSIFQALSSNIILFLIARTIMGIGAGGMNTIPFIIYADLYTNLRKRSKVIGYATASFSAAAIIGPLIGGWIVDTFSWHWVFYINVPIALISILSVQIFFKEPKRISIGEKIDYLGAGIMIISLVTLLTGIQIIETASLSLVSILIIVGLILLIVLFKVEEKAADPIIPNRLFKNGPLVVDFILFALLWGAFVAFNIYIPMWAQGLIGLSALIGGATQIPGSITNFAGAVVGSSMQSRLGKYRIVALGTLAFIISFSIMVLAGVNIPLWLLLVSGAFEGFGLGLSFNILQISVQQDAEKRDIPIATSFAYLLRILSQTFMSSIYGVILNNALNKGVAETQGKITIDMLNKLSDSQSVGDLPKNLLPLMRQVMYSGLHNIMLIALVLLSIALIFNVGMQLKIRRGKTVR